A region of Pyxidicoccus parkwaysis DNA encodes the following proteins:
- the thiO gene encoding glycine oxidase ThiO: protein MRVSNVIVVGGGIMGCGIALRLRQAGVRVTVLERSIPGAEASSAAAGMLAPQMESDGPGPFLELCLRSLGLYPAFAAELRELSGVDIAYRPCGVLKVAFTETDLHHLDATVAWQRAMGLRAELLDGTAARALEPRLSPKALAAAHFPDDHQVDNRLLVRALSMAAARVGAEFRSGYVRGVVHEAGRAVGVDLDGEVLRADAVVLAAGSWSALVQGAGVEPKAVRPARGQMIQLQTRLPVLERILTSEKGYLVPRADGRVIAGSTMELVGFDKQVTAAGLARILDMALELCPELGSASVTDSWAGFRPWTEDKRPYLGEGPVPGLFLATGHFRNGILLAPITAKLVAQAVLGEKPTMDLAPFRYDRLPPRAHA, encoded by the coding sequence ATGCGAGTCTCGAACGTCATCGTCGTGGGCGGCGGCATCATGGGCTGTGGCATCGCCCTGCGGCTGCGGCAGGCGGGTGTGCGCGTCACCGTGTTGGAGCGCTCCATTCCGGGCGCGGAGGCCTCGAGCGCCGCCGCGGGCATGCTCGCTCCGCAGATGGAGTCCGACGGGCCGGGCCCCTTCCTGGAGCTGTGCCTGCGCAGCCTGGGCCTCTACCCCGCCTTCGCCGCCGAGCTGCGCGAGCTGTCCGGCGTGGACATCGCCTACCGCCCGTGCGGCGTGCTCAAGGTGGCCTTCACCGAGACGGACCTGCACCACCTGGACGCGACGGTGGCGTGGCAGCGCGCGATGGGCCTGCGCGCGGAGCTGCTCGACGGCACGGCCGCCCGCGCCCTGGAGCCCCGCCTGTCCCCGAAGGCGCTGGCCGCCGCGCACTTCCCGGATGACCACCAGGTGGACAACCGCCTCCTGGTGCGCGCGCTCTCCATGGCCGCCGCGCGCGTGGGCGCGGAGTTCCGCAGCGGCTACGTGCGCGGCGTGGTGCACGAGGCAGGCCGCGCGGTGGGCGTGGACCTGGATGGCGAGGTGCTGCGCGCGGATGCCGTCGTGCTCGCGGCGGGCTCGTGGTCCGCGCTGGTGCAGGGCGCGGGCGTGGAGCCGAAGGCGGTGCGGCCGGCGCGCGGGCAGATGATCCAACTCCAGACGCGGCTGCCGGTGCTGGAGCGCATCCTCACCTCGGAGAAGGGCTACCTCGTGCCGCGCGCGGACGGGCGCGTCATCGCCGGCAGCACCATGGAATTGGTGGGCTTCGACAAGCAGGTGACGGCGGCGGGCCTGGCGCGCATCCTCGACATGGCGCTGGAGCTGTGCCCCGAGCTGGGCTCCGCCTCCGTGACGGACTCGTGGGCCGGCTTCCGCCCGTGGACGGAGGACAAGCGTCCCTACCTCGGCGAGGGCCCCGTGCCGGGCCTCTTCCTCGCCACCGGCCACTTCCGCAACGGCATCCTCCTGGCGCCAATCACCGCGAAGCTCGTCGCCCAGGCGGTGCTCGGCGAGAAGCCCACCATGGACCTGGCGCCCTTCCGGTACGACCGCCTCCCGCCCCGCGCGCACGCCTGA
- the hisG gene encoding ATP phosphoribosyltransferase produces the protein MLLKIALPNKGRLSDEVRELFNEAGLEVKARGERALTASLGGEFEAIFVRAQDIPEFVADGAAHAGVTGWDLVSESGRELDHLMDLEFGKCRLVVAAREESGISGADDVRNGSRVASCFPRLTQAFFDKRGQKVTVVPVSGAAEIAPHLGIADIVVDLTSTGSTLKMNGLREVATVLESSARLVACGSNTPDAQRKLEELKLALGSVLAARGKRYLMANVPKSSLQQVREVLPGLNGPTVVDVLNGGNFVAVHAVVPSKTIYRTVNALKALGCEGILVTRIERLMA, from the coding sequence ATGCTGCTGAAGATTGCCCTTCCCAACAAAGGTCGTCTCTCCGACGAGGTGCGTGAGCTGTTCAACGAAGCGGGCCTGGAGGTGAAGGCCCGTGGAGAGCGCGCCCTCACCGCGTCGCTGGGCGGAGAGTTCGAAGCCATCTTCGTCCGAGCGCAGGACATCCCCGAGTTCGTCGCCGACGGCGCGGCGCACGCGGGCGTCACCGGGTGGGACCTGGTCAGCGAGTCCGGCCGCGAGCTGGACCACCTGATGGACCTGGAGTTCGGGAAGTGTCGTCTCGTGGTCGCCGCGAGAGAGGAGAGCGGCATCTCCGGCGCGGACGACGTGAGGAATGGCAGCCGCGTCGCGTCGTGCTTCCCGAGACTGACGCAGGCCTTCTTCGACAAGCGCGGGCAGAAGGTGACGGTGGTGCCGGTGTCGGGCGCGGCGGAGATTGCACCGCACCTGGGGATTGCGGACATCGTCGTGGACCTGACGTCCACGGGTTCCACGCTGAAGATGAACGGCCTGCGCGAGGTGGCCACGGTGCTGGAGTCCAGCGCGCGGCTGGTGGCCTGCGGGAGCAACACACCGGATGCGCAGCGCAAGCTGGAGGAGTTGAAGCTGGCGCTGGGCTCGGTGCTGGCGGCGCGCGGCAAGCGCTACCTGATGGCCAACGTGCCGAAGAGCTCGCTGCAGCAGGTGCGCGAGGTGCTGCCCGGCCTCAACGGTCCCACGGTGGTGGACGTACTGAACGGCGGCAACTTCGTGGCGGTGCACGCGGTGGTTCCGTCGAAGACCATCTACCGCACCGTCAACGCGCTCAAGGCCCTGGGCTGCGAGGGCATCCTCGTCACCCGCATCGAAAGGTTGATGGCGTGA
- the hisD gene encoding histidinol dehydrogenase produces MDSLCTSILRYRGPLSALSREDRRRLLNRGGGSDARVASRVSELIARVRDDGDRALFELARQFDRVELKSLEVPLERCHAALASLEPSVREALTRAARNIARAHEAQRPGAVEVETEPGVWVGRRPDPLGRVGVYAPGGRAVYPSSVLMGVVPAKVAGVGEVIVCSPPGPDGLPHASVMAAAALAGADRVFALGGAGAVAALAYGTESVPRVDRIVGPGNAYVAEAKLQVVGAVAIEAPAGPSEILVIADVNASPDAVAREMLAQAEHDPEAACVTLAVGEVLADAIARSVERLAHEAKRWEIVTSALGSRGAVLSVQSLEEAWPFAADFAPEHLLLATASPQDDLARVRNAGTVFLGERSSVAYGDYMTGSNHVLPTAGLARAYSGLNLLDFYRWTTWQRVEAPAAAALAEDVGVLADSEGLFAHADAARAWRRP; encoded by the coding sequence ATGGACTCCCTCTGCACTTCGATTCTCAGGTACCGCGGTCCGCTGTCCGCTCTTTCCCGGGAGGACCGCCGCCGGTTGTTGAATCGCGGGGGTGGCTCCGACGCGCGCGTGGCCTCGCGGGTGAGTGAGCTCATCGCCCGCGTGCGCGACGACGGAGACCGGGCGCTCTTCGAGCTGGCGCGCCAGTTCGACCGCGTGGAGCTCAAGTCGCTGGAGGTTCCGCTCGAGCGTTGTCATGCGGCACTGGCTTCACTGGAGCCCTCCGTGCGCGAGGCACTGACCCGCGCGGCGCGCAACATCGCCCGAGCGCACGAGGCGCAGAGGCCGGGCGCCGTCGAAGTGGAGACGGAGCCCGGCGTGTGGGTGGGACGAAGGCCGGATCCGCTGGGGCGCGTGGGCGTGTATGCACCGGGAGGCCGCGCTGTGTACCCCAGCAGCGTGCTGATGGGCGTGGTGCCGGCGAAGGTGGCGGGCGTGGGCGAGGTCATCGTCTGCTCTCCACCCGGACCGGACGGGCTGCCCCACGCGAGCGTGATGGCCGCCGCGGCGCTGGCGGGAGCGGACCGCGTCTTCGCGCTGGGCGGCGCGGGCGCGGTGGCGGCCCTGGCGTACGGCACGGAGAGCGTGCCCCGCGTGGACCGCATCGTCGGCCCGGGCAATGCGTATGTCGCCGAGGCGAAGCTCCAGGTGGTGGGCGCGGTGGCGATTGAAGCACCGGCCGGCCCGAGCGAAATCCTGGTGATTGCGGACGTCAACGCGAGCCCGGACGCGGTGGCTCGGGAGATGCTGGCGCAGGCCGAGCACGACCCCGAGGCCGCATGCGTGACGCTCGCGGTGGGGGAGGTGCTGGCGGACGCCATCGCCCGCTCGGTGGAGCGCCTGGCGCACGAGGCGAAGCGCTGGGAAATCGTCACCTCGGCGCTGGGCTCGCGGGGCGCGGTGTTGAGCGTGCAGTCGCTGGAGGAGGCGTGGCCCTTCGCGGCGGACTTCGCGCCCGAGCACCTGTTGCTCGCCACCGCGTCGCCTCAGGATGACCTCGCGCGCGTGCGCAACGCGGGCACCGTCTTCCTCGGTGAGCGTTCCTCGGTCGCGTATGGCGACTACATGACGGGCTCCAACCACGTGCTGCCCACGGCGGGGCTGGCGCGTGCGTACTCGGGGTTGAACCTGCTGGACTTCTACCGGTGGACCACGTGGCAGCGCGTGGAGGCTCCGGCGGCGGCGGCGCTGGCGGAGGACGTGGGCGTGCTCGCGGACAGCGAGGGGCTCTTCGCCCACGCGGATGCGGCGCGGGCCTGGAGGCGCCCGTGA